ACGAGTCGCTGCTGCGCGACTCCCCGCTCGCGGTGCCGATGGACCGCTGGGTGGTGATGCCCGACCGGCTCTCCTCGCCGATGAAGAAGTGGTTCACCGAGTGCGTCGACGTGGCCGACACCGAGACCATGCAGCGGGTCGGCCGGGCGCTGCGGATCCTCCAGGAACTCTGACCGGCTCACCACCGCCGCCGGGCGGACGTGCGATTCCCGTTTCCGGAACGACCCGTCACGGGCACGCCCGGGAAACCGCCCGTTCCTAGCGTCCCCCTCGTCATCGACGAGGAGGAGTCGCCGTGAGCACGCTCGCCCCCAGCGCCACCCTGGCCCCGGCCGCCGCCGGCCGCCGGGCGCCGATCACCGACTGGCGTCCCGAGGACCCGGAATTCTGGCGTACGACCGGAGCGCCGATCGCCCGCCGCAACCTGTACGTCTCGATCTTCGCGGAGCACGTCGGCTTCTCGGTGTGGAGCCTCTGGTCGGTGATGGTGCTCTTCCTCGGCCCCGCGTACGGCATCGATCCGGCCGGGAAGTTCCTGCTCACCGCCGTACCGGCCGCGCTGGGCGGGCTGCTGCGGCTGCCGTACACCCTGGCGGTGGCCCGGTTCGGCGGGCGGAACTGGACCATCGTGAGCGCGCTGCTGCTGCTGGTCCCGGCGGTGCCGATGGCGCTGCTGATCGAGCCCGGGGTGTCGTACTCCACGCTGATGGTGCTGGCCTGCCTGACCGGGGTCGGCGGCGGCAACTTCGCCTCCTCGATGGCGAACATCAACCTCTTCTTCCCGGACCGGCTCAAGGGCCGGGCGCTGGGGCTCAACGCGGGCGGCGGCAACCTCGGCGTACCGGCGGTGCAACTGGTCGCGCTGGCGGTGCTGGCGACGGCGGGGGCCGCGTACCCCCGGTTGGTGCCGGCGGTCTATCTGCCGCTGATCGTGCTGGCGGCGCTGGCCGCGGCGCGCTGGCTGGACACCGTCCCCGGGGCGCGCAACGAGCCCGGCGCGCTGCGCGAGGCCGCCCGGGAACCGCACACCTGGGTGATGTCGGTGCTCTACATCGGCACCTTCGGCTCCTTCATCGGCTTCGGCTTCGCCTTCGGCCAGGTGCTC
This genomic interval from Micromonospora sp. CCTCC AA 2012012 contains the following:
- a CDS encoding type II toxin-antitoxin system PemK/MazF family toxin; translation: MGARVLRRGEVWRIEGARERLGLVISSDVYNSTDVPIVIVAEVVDESLLRDSPLAVPMDRWVVMPDRLSSPMKKWFTECVDVADTETMQRVGRALRILQEL
- a CDS encoding MFS transporter; protein product: MSTLAPSATLAPAAAGRRAPITDWRPEDPEFWRTTGAPIARRNLYVSIFAEHVGFSVWSLWSVMVLFLGPAYGIDPAGKFLLTAVPAALGGLLRLPYTLAVARFGGRNWTIVSALLLLVPAVPMALLIEPGVSYSTLMVLACLTGVGGGNFASSMANINLFFPDRLKGRALGLNAGGGNLGVPAVQLVALAVLATAGAAYPRLVPAVYLPLIVLAALAAARWLDTVPGARNEPGALREAAREPHTWVMSVLYIGTFGSFIGFGFAFGQVLQLQFHDRFPTPVDAAWLTFLGPLIGSLVRPLGGQLADRLGGARVTFWNFVAMAGGAGLVLYAARDRSLPLYLAGFLALFVLSGIGNGSTYKMIPAIFRARAAAEAELTGDREAADRRARRLSGALIGIAGAVGAAGGVLVNVAFRQSFLTAGTADAAYLAFIAWYALCCLVTWLVHLRPGSRRLAGV